One part of the Ornithodoros turicata isolate Travis chromosome 2, ASM3712646v1, whole genome shotgun sequence genome encodes these proteins:
- the LOC135384941 gene encoding rhomboid-related protein 4-like — protein sequence MPRRRDTAGVLLLLIHILFKVGLVNIPPVTLRTVILLSCIYMHVVDLPWATPLEVCVGVEPVVFKDEWWRIFCGPLEHADSLHLYCNMVSFIWKGTILETELGSRTFMYVLCAFTVLTGLMFVLLEYICGVFIDKGHFDRCAVGFSSVVFSLKVLNNHYFPGKTPRILNIDLALPSGYVVWVELVVNQIISPNSSFIGHLSGILIGLLFVYFIEPMFDASANMWMRRLSRSRSSTSED from the coding sequence ATGCCACGTCGCAGAGACACCGCTGGCGTCTTGCTCTTGCTCATACACATTCTCTTCAAAGTGGGTCTAGTCAACATTCCCCCAGTGACGCTTCGAACAGTGATCCTGCTGTCTTGTATCTATATGCACGTTGTGGACCTCCCTTGGGCAACACCGCTTGAAGTGTGCGTCGGAGTTGAACCAGTAGTCTTCAAGGATGAATGGTGGCGCATCTTCTGCGGACCTCTGGAGCACGCGGACAGCCTTCACCTATACTGTAACATGGTGTCTTTCATATGGAAAGGAACTATACTTGAAACTGAGCTTGGAAGCAGGACATTCATGTATGTTCTTTGTGCCTTTACCGTGCTCACAGGACTGATGTTTGTCCTTCTGGAATACATCTGCGGTGTGTTTATAGACAAGGGACACTTCGACAGGTGCGCCGTTGGTTTCTCATCGGTCGTGTTTTCCCTGAAGGTTCTCAACAATCACTATTTCCCAGGGAAAACGCCACGTATCCTGAATATAGACTTAGCGTTGCCTTCTGGCTATGTGGTATGGGTGGAACTCGTCGTAAACCAGATTATATCGCCAAACTCTTCCTTTATTGGCCATCTCTCTGGTATTTTGATAGGGCTACTTTTCGTCTACTTCATAGAGCCGATGTTTGATGCCAGCGCCAACATGTGGATGAGAAGGCTTTCTCGTTCAAGATCCTCTACTTCGGAAGATTAG
- the LOC135385930 gene encoding rhomboid-related protein 4-like produces the protein MPATGRRRDNTGVLLLLHFILSQVGLENVPPVTLLTVILQACVFMRVVDLPWATSSSACISFDTVWRKQEWWRIFYGAVEHGDSFHLYYNMVSFTWKGILLEPELGSLGFLYLLGLLTSLTGVTLVVLCYLLGTYVDAGFYYQCAVGFSGVIFALKVINNHYLRGRNPRIFNINLNIPSGYVVWVELILIQLITPNASFVGHLAGILVGLAYAHNIISPLTDFIWQASGRDRTYIRQGTLYTHRYTAAQQDLFSRITSCPVTVVLSGLLIGLYMRSFPHAWARYLHRTCINAHLVMQQKKFDVLVLSSLHCYSVTHLVYIVISLLGVGYYIERRMGWLKFAFLTLLMTVVTNTMYCFVMDSILPHAEELAGLQSFEMPHKCFVGLTGTLIALKVVYSYYHRYADYIFLCFLLPIPKPLGVALEIAILHIVLPNAWVVGNLCGCVTGMAYVFMKWLD, from the coding sequence ATGCCGGCGACGGGTCGACGACGGGACAACACAGGAGTTCTGCTGCTGCTTCACTTCATACTGTCTCAAGTCGGGCTGGAGAACGTGCCGCCGGTTACACTCCTGACAGTAATATTGCAAGCATGTGTTTTTATGCGTGTTGTTGACCTTCCGTGGGCTACGTCGTCCAGTGCTTGTATCAGCTTCGACACAGTGTGGCGCAAACAAGAGTGGTGGCGTATCTTCTATGGGGCTGTCGAGCATGGCGATAGCTTCCATCTGTACTATAACATGGTCTCATTCACGTGGAAGGGAATACTGCTCGAGCCCGAACTTGGGAGTCTTGGCTTTCTCTACCTGCTCGGCCTTTTAACAAGCTTAACAGGAGTGACACTTGTAGTATTGTGCTATCTGCTTGGAACATATGTGGACGCTGGATTTTATTACCAATGCGCAGTTGGATTCTCAGGTGTCATATTTGCATTGAAAGTAATTAATAACCACTATCTAAGGGGACGGAACCCACGAATTTTTAATATCAATTTGAACATCCCCTCAGGTTATGTTGTGTGGGTGGAACTTATATTGATACAGCTTATCACTCCAAATGCGTCATTTGTCGGCCATCTCGCAGGCATCCTAGTTGGGCTTGCTTACGCTCACAATATTATTAGTCCTTTGACCGACTTCATATGGCAAGCTTCAGGACGTGACCGCACATACATACGACAAGGAACACTATACACGCACCGTTACACAGCAGCACAACAAGATTTATTTAGCAGAATTACCTCATGCCCCGTGACCGTGGTCCTTTCAGGGCTCTTAATAGGCCTGTATATGCGGTCATTTCCACATGCATGGGCTCGTTACTTGCACAGAACTTGCATAAATGCGCACCTTGTAATGCAGCAGAAGAAATTTGATGTGTTGGTGCTCTCGTCACTACACTGCTACAGTGTAACGCATCTGGTGTATATTGTGATATCCTTGCTTGGTGTAGGTTATTATATAGAAAGAAGAATGGGATGGCTTAAATTTGCCTTTTTGACTCTGCTGATGACCGTGGTGACCAATACCATGTACTGTTTTGTGATGGACTCTATACTTCCGCATGCTGAGGAACTTGCAGGATTGCAATCATTTGAAATGCCCCATAAATGCTTCGTTGGACTGACAGGCACACTCATTGCTCTGAAGGTAGTCTACAGCTATTATCACCGATACGCAGATTACATCTTCCTATGCTTTCTGCTTCCTATACCAAAGCCTCTCGGTGTTGCACTCGAAATTGCGATACTGCACATCGTGCTTCCCAACGCATGGGTCGTAGGAAATTTGTGTGGATGTGTCACTGGCATGGCGTATGTTTTCATGAAGTGGCTCGATTAG